Proteins from a genomic interval of Xiphophorus maculatus strain JP 163 A chromosome 7, X_maculatus-5.0-male, whole genome shotgun sequence:
- the LOC111609339 gene encoding uncharacterized protein LOC111609339, producing MEAQLQKSRSALREKDEQLKSFKDRVAGEVALSIKTGNTMSLNNPVNKNRLKEMYEDLRCDWPRIKKNLKSNNKHPDSVKELILKEFREAKNEMRNRRMMIDKVFESVMNAGGTPQKVDQYRQLTVQNLQMTLYNEKQDAGSQKPFLENQAGNPQDVLEYLGSECYWLGCLMALNNPPLQPDWENHPPSMDRWDFSPRNIRNASENE from the exons ATGGAAGCACAACTTCAAAAATCAAG ATCTGCTCTACGAGAAAAAGATGAACAGTTGAAATCTTTCAAAGACAG AGTGGCAGGAGAAGTTGCTTTGTCAatcaaaacaggaaacacaaTGAGCCTCAACAACCCTGTTAATAAGAACAGACTAAAGGAAATGTATGAAGACCTGAGGTGTGACTGgccaagaataaaaaaaaacttaaaatcaaacaacaaacatcCAGATTCTGTCAAAGAACTGATTCTG AAAGAGTTCAGGGAGgcaaaaaatgaaatgaggaaCAGAAGAATGATGATAGATAAAGTGTTTGAAAGCGTGATGAATGCTGGAGGAACGCCACAAAAG GTTGATCAGTACCGACAGCTAACAGTTCAGAACCTGCAGATGACTCTCTACAATGAGAAGCAAGATGCTGGTTCACAG AAACCCTTTCTTGAAAATCAAGCAGGAAATCCTCAGGATGTATTGGAGTATTTGGGCTCTGAATGTTATTGGCTTGGTTGCCTGATGGCGCTGAACAACCCACCTCTTCAGCCTGACTGGGAGAATCATCCTCCGTCGATGGATAGATGGGACTTTTCCCCCCGAAATATCAGAAATGCTTCTGAAAatgagtga
- the LOC102220744 gene encoding heat shock 70 kDa protein 12A-like has product MGDSFIIAIDFGTAYSGYAFSITSRGDEIDPYLKVWGEEVGLETPKTPSCILFDKQEEFMSFGYVAKEDYLSKKGQEARDMFFFDCFKMALYDNDINRDLMIKAANGKLMKALKVFTEALRFLKYDALETINSNAKGRKFIPSDFTWVLTVPAIWDPSAKQFMREAAMQAGIVSEGNEDKLVFALEPEAASVWCKKLPSDGFITQNIGRNTLDQSPGTQYIVVDCGGGTIDITVHEVLEGGALKELHKASGNDLGGQNVDRKFKQFLREIFCDGVWDKYEENYPGEVQKIMYDFTLFKKGDKDIEITCSLNLGRLAQTKKDIEKFLEGVQGASWDEGSIRISKEKLRSFFDESLQGIVKSLDNILRRGYRIGYILLVGGYADSQMLQRHISEEYIGECNVLCPFRPQEAILKGAVMFGRNPAVVTSRKSAFTYGLAVAKRFDASKHRADKKFTNQDGEYCDDIFMKHVEINEDVGWNQTKSFSLFPTSSTQTTRSFYFYRTQHKSPNYVDEEGVEKIGGFVLDSPNTERGLNREAKLNINFGFTEMKATATDIDSGSTKSIKLNFMRR; this is encoded by the exons ATGGGAGACTCTTTCATCATAGCTATAGACTTTGGGACTGCATACAGCGGGTATGCCTTCAGTATAACCTCCAGAGGGGATGAAATTGATCCTTATTTGAAGGTCTGGGGTGAAGAAGTTGGCCTGGAAACCCCAAAGACTCCTAGCTGTATCCTTTTTGATAAACAAGAAGAGTTTATGAGCTTTGGTTATGTAGCCAAGGAAGATTACCTTTCAAAAAAGGGCCAAGAAGCAAGAGACATGTTCTTCTTTGACTGCTTCAAGATGGCGCTCTATGACAAT GACATCAACAGAGATCTGATGATCAAAGCAGCCAATGGGAAGTTGATGAAGGCGCTGAAGGTTTTTACAGAAGCTCTGAGATTCCTGAAGTATGATGCTTTGGAAACCATCAACTCCAACGCAAAAGGGAGAAAGTTCATTCCCTCTGACTTCACCTGGGTCCTGACTGTTCCTGCCATCTGGGATCCTTCAGCTAAACAGTTCATGAGAGAAGCTGCAATGCAG GCAGGCATTGTGTCAGAGGGAAATGAAGATAAACTGGTCTTTGCACTGGAACCAGAAGCAGCTTCAGTCTGGTGTAAGAAGCTTCCATCAGATGGTTTCATCACACAGAACATCGGCAGAAACACCCTGGACCAGTCTCCAGGAACTCAGTACATCGTCGTCGATTGTGGCG GTGGAACCATTGACATCACTGTTCATGAAGTCCTGGAAGGAGGAGCCCTAAAGGAGCTGCACAAGGCATCTGGAAACGACCTGGGAGGACAAAATGTGGACAGAAAATTTAAACAGTTCCTCAGAGAAATATTCTGTGATGGAGTCTGGgacaaatatgaagaaaactACCCTGGTGAAGTTCAGAAAATAATGTATGACTTCACACTTTTCAAGAAAGGGGATAAAGATATAGAAATCACCTGCTCACTTAACCTGGGAAGATTGGCTCAGACTAAAAAGGATATTGAAAAGTTCCTTGAAGGAGTTCAAGGAGCTTCCTGGGATGAAGGATCGATCAGAATCTCCAAAGAGAAACTAAGATCTTTCTTTGACGAGAGTCTGCAGGGGATCGTAAAGAGTCTAGACAATATTTTAAGAAGAGGTTACAGAATTGGGTACATTCTGTTAGTCGGGGGATACGCTGATAGCCAGATGCTACAGAGACACATTAGTGAAGAGTACATTGGTGAATGCAACGTTCTGTGTCCATTTAGACCACAGGAAGCGATCCTGAAAGGAGCCGTGATGTTTGGGAGAAACCCGGCAGTTGTAACATCCAGAAAAAGTGCCTTCACTTACGGGCTTGCTGTAGCTAAAAGGTTTGATGCGTCAAAACACAGGGCAGACAAAAAATTCACAAACCAAGATGGTGAGTATTGTGATGATATTTTCATGAAACATGTAGAAATTAATGAAGATGTTGGCTGGAACCAAACCAAAAGCTTTAGCTTGTTTCCAACAAGCTCCACACAAACAACcaggagcttttatttttatcgcACACAACATAAAAGTCCAAATTATGTGGATGAGGAGGGAGTAGAGAAAATTGGTGGGTTTGTACTTGACTCACCAAACACTGAACGTGGCCTGAATCGTGAAGCCAAACTGAATATCAACTTCGGCTTCACAGAAATGAAAGCAACGGCCACAGACATCGATTCAGGTTCAACAAAATCTATCAAGCTCAACTTTATGAGGAGGTGA
- the LOC111609337 gene encoding PAX-interacting protein 1-like, translating to MAKQNNELLQRITTLEDIEQKEYKDMGAALENVQENVKSLQQCINQVKDFQRRHQLVMSPDLVQAEGMFTSIWQRIQRIAGFHQSQHAETRSALQQERESLEFLWESSSFQNTAEATEERNNSQSTERNQQQNQNQSKTSIISHFFSRQKTATNTETQEQKSDLKMEEEKHLQRIYMIEKNQQEQHQHIRDDLNQVGKEMTELQLRIHHIETTQRFEIRMKEMAGELQATR from the exons ATGGCGAAGCAAAACAATGAACTCCTCCAGAG aattacGACCCTTGAAGACATTGAACAAAAGGAATATAAAGATATGGG AGCTGCTTTggaaaatgtgcaagaaaacGTAAAATCCCTCCAACAATG catTAATCAGGTGAAAGACTTTCAACGCCGTCACCAGCTTGTGATGAG CCCTGATCTGGTACAGGCAGAAGGAATGTTCACATCAATATGGCAAAG AATCCAAAGGATCGCTGGTTTTCATCAAAGTCAACATGCAGAGACACG TTCTGCTCTCCAGCAAGAGAGGGAAAGCCTGGAATTTCTGTGGGAAAG TTCATCCTTCCAGAACACGGCCGAGGCCACAGAGGAAAGAAACAATTCACAATCAACAGAaagaaaccagcagcagaaccagaaccagtcgaAGACATCAATCATCAGCCATTTCTTCAGCCGACAGAAAACAGccacaaacactgaaacacaggaacagaa ATCTGATCTGAAAATGGAAGAGGAGAAACATTTACAAAG AATTTAcatgatagaaaaaaatcaacaagagCAACATCAACACATAAG AGATGATTTAAATCAAGTTGGAAAAGAAATGACAGAACTCCAACTCAG aattcatCATATTGAAACCACTCAACGTTTTGAAATAAG aaTGAAAGAGATGGCCGGAGAACTTCAAGCCACTAGGTAA
- the LOC111609338 gene encoding uncharacterized protein LOC111609338, which translates to MDKELQTTRSVLNKKEEELKSFKDRVALEVAPSIKTGNTMSLNSPVSKNRIREMYETLRCDWPKIKEDLKLAGEKPDSVQKMIQKRFTLSRTDMEKKNVMISSFFELDKSKHGTESPEVKENLLLAIQNLQLAIYNQKYGNGSQKPLSAHEVTNHKDMMEYLSAECYWLGCLMALNNPPINPDWENHAESMDKWDILPRNITAASVKK; encoded by the exons ATGGATAAAGAACTTCAAACCACCag gtctgttctaaataaaaaagaggaagaactGAAATCTTTCAAAGACAG AGTGGCATTGGAAGTTGCTCcctcaataaaaacaggaaacactATGAGCCTCAACAGCccagtcagtaaaaacagaataagaGAAATGTATGAAACTCTGAGATGTGACTGGCCAAAAATCAAAGAAGATTTGAAGTTAGCTGGGGAAAAACCAGATTCTGTCCAAAAAATGATTCAG AAACGGTTTACCTTGTCAAGAACagacatggaaaaaaagaatgtgATGATATCAAGTTTCTTTGAGTTGGATAAGTCCAAACATGGAACAGAATCTCCAGAG GTTAAAGAAAACTTGCTGTTAGCAATTCAGAATCTGCAGCTGGCGATCTACAATCAGAAATATGGCAACGGTTCACAG AAACCCTTATCTGCACACGAAGTCACAAACCATAAAGATATGATGGAGTATTTGAGCGCTGAATGCTACTGGCTTGGATGTCTGATGGCTCTGAATAATCCTCCCATTAATCCGGACTGGGAGAATCACGCTGAGTCAATGGACAAATGGGACATTCTCCCCCGAAATATTACAGCTGCTTCTGTAAagaagtga